AGTTTCACATATATTGGTATAGAAATCGATCTATAATGCGAATAATTTTGGCCTGTCACGAATGATCACTCGAAGTCGGTGTATTCCCTACCAGTCTCTTGAAGGGCACTCCACTCCCAAAGCTTGTCTGAGGCGGTTGTCAGTGACATAGGCAAAGCATTGAAGGGAAGCTGGAGTTGGGTTTGGGAAGGCGGATGGAGGAACTGGCTGGGGTTGTTCATGCGATTCTGGTTGAAACCTACTAACCTGTTGAGTTCATCGATCATCTGAGTGGCCATGGACGGACTGGTGTGAGGAAGGAGTGAGCATGTCGGGGTTACACCACTCATGTTGTTGGATTGGAGGAACGAAGTTCCATCTTCTTCGGTGGACGTGGTTGAGCTCAGTGAAGCCACCGAAGCTGTCGTGGAACCATGGACGGTAGGTTTAGGTTGTAAGGAGGATGACGGCAGACTAGTGCTGCTTCCATCTCGAACTTCTTGCGAGTCTCCTCCAATCTGATGATGAGAAGTGTTGTGCTTCCTGTTCATTCCAGTCCCTCGAGACGATGACGGCTTCGAACCAAGCGTGCCGGGGAGTCGGGGACGGTCTTCAACTCCGGGCCTTTTGTAGACGCGGCAGATTGAGATCTCGACCTGCAAAAAAATCTGATCTTTTATCCTTCAGTTCCTTTCTTCTGTGAAAGAACAATGGTTGGAGAACACAAGACAGTTCACGACAAATCGTAGAAGGAAAAGATAGTAGCATACAACCTTATTGCATACTTGTGATATTGGTGAGAAGAATGAAGGAAACAGAAGGCTAGTCCACATGAGGAGGAATTATTAGGTTTGATATGAGTGCAGGAGattgttgttcttcttctttcctaTGCAGGAGAATTGAACAGGACAAGAATTACTGCATAGTCCACATTCAATTTGCTTTCTTTGATCAACAAGAAGTCGTAGCTTAAGGGGGAAGCAtgaagaacgagagagagagagagagagagagagagagagagagagagagagagagagagagagagagtagcagtTGACAATTGATGGAAGCAGTGGAACGAAGGAAACCCTAATTCAGTTGTGTTGCAGCGAACATGAAGCAAAGCCATGCGTGAATGTTCCCGAGAGCAGTGACCTCTGTTCTTCCCCTAATTACCTTGCGGTACTGATCCGTCTCGCTCTGCGGCAACCGGTACTCGTTCATGATCCAACTGGTTCGGAGGCCTTTGGGAGCTTTGCCGGAGTAGAAGACGAGGGTCTTCTTCAGCCCGATCGACCGGTTGTTCTCGTTCCGGATCACACGGTCGGCTCCCGTGGCCTTCCAGTAGCCCGAGGTGGTCACGCGGTTGGGCCGATCACCGTTCCTGTACTTCCGATCTCTAGGAACATAGAAGAACCACTCCTTCTCCCCGATCGCCGCGTACGCTGTGTCCAGAATCCATCAGCGAGCTGCAGTTCGAGACACAGCCATGCAGATCGGGTCGGAGGTCTCAAACCTGGAAGCTCCCAGGGATCGTAGCGGTAGAGATCGAGGAACGTTATGAGCTCCACATTGAAGCGTTTGCCTTCCACCTTCCGGCGGAGATAGAACTCGATCAGCTCCTCCTCGGTCGGGTGGAAGCGGAATCCAGGCATGAGAAGGTCGTGCTCGTGACCGTCGCCTGCGCCCATGGCCGATGCAACGATTACCATGCACCGGTGAACCTGTTGTGATACATGCCTTGACCTCCCCCGTCGTCTCTATCCTCTATCCTATAAATACGTGGTTACAAGTGAATCGTACCCTCGCCGCGGTGCAAGTGGGAGGAAGACGATAACAACAGGCAGAACTCTCACAACACAAATGGATAGTATAACAGTGTTACTGATTGTGGAGTGGGAAAACTGCTGCCTGGTTAATGTCACGCCCACTGTTATGCCTTCCTG
This DNA window, taken from Musa acuminata AAA Group cultivar baxijiao chromosome BXJ3-7, Cavendish_Baxijiao_AAA, whole genome shotgun sequence, encodes the following:
- the LOC135642762 gene encoding NAC domain-containing protein 35-like isoform X2 — its product is MVIVASAMGAGDGHEHDLLMPGFRFHPTEEELIEFYLRRKVEGKRFNVELITFLDLYRYDPWELPAYAAIGEKEWFFYVPRDRKYRNGDRPNRVTTSGYWKATGADRVIRNENNRSIGLKKTLVFYSGKAPKGLRTSWIMNEYRLPQSETDQYRKVEISICRVYKRPGVEDRPRLPGTLGSKPSSSRGTGMNRKHNTSHHQIGGDSQEVRDGSSTSLPSSSLQPKPTVHGSTTASVASLSSTTSTEEDGTSFLQSNNMSGVTPTCSLLPHTSPSMATQMIDELNRLVGFNQNRMNNPSQFLHPPSQTQLQLPFNALPMSLTTASDKLWEWSALQETGREYTDFE
- the LOC135642762 gene encoding NAC domain-containing protein 35-like isoform X1, whose amino-acid sequence is MVIVASAMGAGDGHEHDLLMPGFRFHPTEEELIEFYLRRKVEGKRFNVELITFLDLYRYDPWELPAYAAIGEKEWFFYVPRDRKYRNGDRPNRVTTSGYWKATGADRVIRNENNRSIGLKKTLVFYSGKAPKGLRTSWIMNEYRLPQSETDQYRKIFLQVEISICRVYKRPGVEDRPRLPGTLGSKPSSSRGTGMNRKHNTSHHQIGGDSQEVRDGSSTSLPSSSLQPKPTVHGSTTASVASLSSTTSTEEDGTSFLQSNNMSGVTPTCSLLPHTSPSMATQMIDELNRLVGFNQNRMNNPSQFLHPPSQTQLQLPFNALPMSLTTASDKLWEWSALQETGREYTDFE